A segment of the Gemmatimonadaceae bacterium genome:
GCGACGTCGCGCAGGATCTTCACGGCCTTGGTGAGCGTGGCGAGCGAGGCCTTGTCGGCCTTCGCCACCGCCGGGAACATTGCGGCGAACTTGGCCGCGTCGACGTGCCCCACGGCAAAGAGGCCCAACTCGGTGGCGGCGCGCGCCGCCTGCGTGGCGGCGTCGGCGTTCTGCGCCGCGATGAAGGCGTCGGCCTGCGCCAGCGCGCCCTGCACGGCGGCGCGGAATTCGGCGATCGGCTGCTGCAGCGCAGCGAGCGCCTGGGCAACGCGCGGATCAGACGGCATAGCGGGCGAACTCCTTTTCGAGCAGCGCGACGCGCTCCGCCGGCGTGCGCGGGGCAACGCGGCGCGTCTCTTCGTAGCGCGGCTTGGACGGGTCTTTGTAGAAGACGCCGAGGATGAGCTTGTCGGTCTGCTCGGCGAGGTGGCGCGCGGCCGCGAGGTCGCGCGGATCGTGGTGGATCTGCGACTTGTAGATCTTGTCCAGGTCCGGCGTGACCACGCCGTCATCGTGCACCAGCATCTGGATGCGCTCGGGATCCTGCACCGCCTTCTGGAAGATGGACGGCGTGTAGACCGGACAGCGCTGCAGGATGCGCACGAAGCTGAAGCCCTTGTGCTTGTAGGCGGCGCGCAGCGTCGCGTACAGGTGTGACGGCGCCCACTCGGCCGTCTGCGCCACGAACGAGGCGTTCGTGATGCCCAGCGAGGCCTCGATGGGATTGAGCGGCGGGAGAATCGAGCCGTACGGCTGCGTGTTGCTCTTGAAGCCCTGCGGCGTGGTGGGCGACGTCTGCATCTTGGTCAGGCCGTAGATGCCGTTGTCGAGCATCATCGCGGTCATGTCCACGTTGTAGC
Coding sequences within it:
- a CDS encoding thiamine pyrophosphate-dependent enzyme encodes the protein MSYTCGLLPVLDQHEDHHYEMTEYEGARARWCPGCGDHSVLTAVQRLLAAEQLVPEQTMMVSGIGCSSRLPHYMKTYGFHGLHGRALPVATGIKLHRPELTVFVTMGDGDCTSIGAGHWVHAMRYNVDMTAMMLDNGIYGLTKMQTSPTTPQGFKSNTQPYGSILPPLNPIEASLGITNASFVAQTAEWAPSHLYATLRAAYKHKGFSFVRILQRCPVYTPSIFQKAVQDPERIQMLVHDDGVVTPDLDKIYKSQIHHDPRDLAAARHLAEQTDKLILGVFYKDPSKPRYEETRRVAPRTPAERVALLEKEFARYAV